AGCTTGGGGAGCCCTGGCCTCGGATTGCGGCAGAAAATAAGAAACTGGCCGTGatgctgaagaaaataaattgagtGTTGGGGGACACAAGATCGGGCAGATAGCCCGGAAAGGTTGGCTCCCAAGAGCAGTGATGGCTGCAAAAGCCCCCTCCCCCTATGGAGCCCCAGGTCTTCTCGGCTCCTGAGGGTAGGCAGGGTAGGCGAGGAGAGGCCAGGTTAGTACCCGACGTTGGTGGGTTCCCCACCGGGGCACAGGCAGGGCTCGGGTCCTTTTGCAGTCCAGAGTCTCACCGTCACCGCCGCTCTCTTGGCCGGCGATAGGCCGAGCACCTAGAGAAGCAAGCGGGGATGCTGGTGGCCCCGCGGCCCCAGGGAGCCGGAAATAAGGATCTGATTTCCAGCGCCaggaggggaaaaagaagtgACAGCAAATCAAAGAGCGCTCACCTCACCTAATCACCTAAGTCTGGGCCAACATTTTAAGTTGGCGAGagccctctttctccctcctctctccttcccaaccCTAATCcgcccctgctttctctctgccccaattCGTATTTTGCTTCGCGGGGTGTTAGCGCTCTAGGATGATCTCCGCGCTCTGGGATCACTGGACCACCAGTGATCAAGCCGCAGGGAAAACTGGTAGGGAGGCCCTCTGCTACTGAGGCGCGGGTCCTCAGGCGCCAGGCTGAATTAATTGCTGCCTTAACACTGCGTTTTTGCTGGGTTGCTAATGTAACCTGCAGTGGGAACATCTCTGCAGGCTTTCAGTGTTTTGCACCTTCCACCCCCTGCAGAACCTCTTTCTCCGCGGGCCTACTATTCAGCCAGTGACTTCTCTGACAGCTTCCAAGGGAAAGGGTTTCTGCATCGAGATTGTCCATACTCCTTCCTGAAAGGGCAGGGCTATCTCCCGTGAGAAGCTTTGCTGCAGTGAAATGCTGCCGAGTCCGACTGGGCCTTGTGGCCTTGGGCTGAGGGTAAGCCAGCCTAGGGGAACTGTCTGGGTGGTGTCAGCGTCCAGCAGTGGGAAGGAGCGGTACCGTGGCCTGCACAACCCAGGAAGGAGGGCTTACTGAAGGTTAGAGGAGCAAtctgaggaagagaagaggggaaatggGGGTAAGGGAAAAGTGGGCAGCAGGGGATTGAGACAGGCAAAGAACCAAGCACCCTGTTCCCTCAGTGACTTCTCGAGTAGCCCTCAGCTCAGAGCTGAGAGAGTTCAGCACTTGAGTCTCacaagccacccccccccccaccatgtactttctacttttccttctccATGTTTTTGCCTCCACTGGACAGACTGACTTAAGAGTGTCTGGGAGGCTTGGAGATGAAAGGTCTCTCTGCAGAACCCAGACTTGTCCACGGAGGCTGGAGATCCTGACCAAGGAGGCCAGGAGATGCTAGACTGCTGGTCACTTCAGCTTCCTGGCCTTGCAGTTGGAGGGCACAGAAAGCATAGAAGCTGATTGTATTGGCCTCAATACTGTAGCCCATAGGCATACCCACCTGCCCAGGTGTCACTGCGTACAGAAATATCCGAGAGCCCAGAGACACTGCACCCTGTTTGATGGAGTAGGGAGGGAACCGAAGCCCCCTTGTATGTACCTGCAGATATTTGACTGAATTCGTAAATGAAGGCGGGTATCATCACCTTCAAAGGCAATTAATTCCCAGGGGCTCAGGTAAGAAGTCAGCCCAAAAGCAGCCGCAGAGGGTGGTGTCAAGAGGGCTCATTAATAGTGAGGCAGAGAAGCAAATTTGAGGTCAAAGTTGAGAGCTTTGAGGAGAAAGATGACATGGCTTCTAGAAGCCAGACTGAAGATCAGCTAAGTAGAGCTAAATGCAGAGGAGCTGGGAGATGTACAgatctgtgtgtgtttgtatgtgtgctgTTTCCCTGGAGGCCCTGCGTGGGTTCCATGCAATcccacgtgtgcgtgtgtgtgcgtgcgcacgcacaTGTGAACATGTTCACGTCAGCATTTTGTTTAGCAGCACAACACTGATCATCTCAGTTTATCTTGCCACCTTGTTGTCATCTCTGCTTCAGAACATGTGAATCTGTGTTTATCTGTCATTGTGCATTTCTGTTTATCTGCACATGGACATGTAAATGTGCTTCCAAGTTCCTGTTCTCTTCGCCGGAGAGTGAAATTCTGTGTTGACTCAGGCTTGCGTGGATGTAAATTTCCACACATCAGTCTCCCCCAGCTTCTGCCTCCACTGTAGGCCCTCATTTAAGTTGGTTGCATTGCATAGGATTTGTTTCCTGCTGGTTTCTGTAGCAAGTTGTGTGTCTCTGCCATGGCCATTTGGAGGGAGCCCTTGCATCAGAgaagtttccattttctctctgagGGCAGTGGGTTCCCTCAGTGGGGTCTCAGACTCCCAGCGTCtgccctggggcacagagagggtgtGGCTGAGCTGGAATTCCTCtgaacttctctttttctctcccttcttttctcttcttttttttttgcagattgcGATTGAGAACCCACTGCAGCTACCGCAATGGGCAGCAAAACCTTGCCAGCGCCAGTGCCCATTCATCCATCCCTGCAGCTCACCAACTACTCCTTCCTTCAGGCGGTGAATGGCCTGCCCACGGTGCCCTCGGACCACCTGCCTAATCTGTACGGTTTCAGCGCACTGCACGCTGTGCACCTGCACCAGTGGACGCTGGGCTACCCTGCCATGCACTTGCCGCGCTCCTCGTTCTCCAAAGTCCCGGGCGCCGTGTCCAGCCTCGTGGACACACGCTTCCAACTGCCCGCCTTTCCCTGGTTTCCTCACGTAATCCAGCCTAAGCCTGAGATCACCGTTGGAGGCAGTGGCCCCTCTGTGCTCAAGACCAAGCCACGCTTTGATTTTGCCAACCTGGCCTTAGCTGCCACACAAGAAGATCCATCCAAGCTTGGCCGGGGGGAAGGTCCTGGCTCCCCCACTGGTGGGCTGGGTGCCCTCCTGGATGTAACCAAGCTGTCCCCCGAAAAGAAGCCCACGAGGGGACGCCTGCCTTCCAAGACCAAGAAGGAGTTCGTCTGCAAGTTCTGTGGCCGCCACTTCACTAAGTCCTACAACCTCCTTATCCATGAGCGGACGCACACCGATGAGCGGCCCTACACGTGTGACATCTGCCACAAAGCCTTCCGGAGGCAAGACCACCTACGGGACCACAGGTACGGCGtgtgacccccctcccccaaagctgTCTGTCACTGTCCTCACCATCCTCCTCCCTAATGAGGTGGttcttgagccccacttcggctCTCCAGGCCTCCCAGTTTCTGGGAATTCTCTAACATCGCAAAGGAAGCCATACAAGGCTTAGGCATAGGTTCTTGGAGGATGGGTGGAGAGAGCTTGGGGAGAATAAGTCAGGTCTCCATGAGCATCAGACAGGCATGCCAGCCTTCTCATCCCTTCCTTCACCTGTGCATCTGCAAGTGCTGTTCAGTCCAAGTTTCTGCGGTGACGGGCAGGGGGACCCGTGACGCATGTGACCGCCCAGCACTTGAAATGTGCAACTAGTGTGACTGCGAAATTAACTTTTTAGTTTTACTTACTTTTCATGTtaataaccacatgtggctagtggctgcccaCTTGGACAGCACAGCTCCAGCAAATTGTCCTCCCTGCCCCTGGGTCCCCTCATTCACCTTTATTGTTAACCCAGACCTTATAAGGAGACAGTGCTTGCCCCTCctggggaaggcaggggtgggcCTAGCTGGACCCATTGACGTATCAGATGGGTCAGATATTGCCTGCCAGTTTCCTTCACCTCC
This genomic stretch from Panthera uncia isolate 11264 chromosome A3 unlocalized genomic scaffold, Puncia_PCG_1.0 HiC_scaffold_12, whole genome shotgun sequence harbors:
- the OSR1 gene encoding protein odd-skipped-related 1; this encodes MGSKTLPAPVPIHPSLQLTNYSFLQAVNGLPTVPSDHLPNLYGFSALHAVHLHQWTLGYPAMHLPRSSFSKVPGAVSSLVDTRFQLPAFPWFPHVIQPKPEITVGGSGPSVLKTKPRFDFANLALAATQEDPSKLGRGEGPGSPTGGLGALLDVTKLSPEKKPTRGRLPSKTKKEFVCKFCGRHFTKSYNLLIHERTHTDERPYTCDICHKAFRRQDHLRDHRYIHSKEKPFKCQECGKGFCQSRTLAVHKTLHSQVKELKTSKIKC